One Setaria viridis chromosome 7, Setaria_viridis_v4.0, whole genome shotgun sequence genomic region harbors:
- the LOC117863640 gene encoding zeaxanthin epoxidase, chloroplastic: MEAAAATTSSLVLFSTTPRRSPISSFASPSLLLRPPCNYSCSVSSAKQQHLVCLAGPWLNSKKSRVLRCSSSLADGASTVRSSVRWVLDPAGDGDWRHIGYKVARPGAFEIASDAVTVGRVADKADIVLPVATVSGTHARLEKKDGRLFVTDLDSTNGTYINERRLNPGFPIPIDPGSLIIFGDIHLAMFRVRKMIVEATSETDAAREETKTEVVSAATS; the protein is encoded by the exons ATGGAAGCCGCAGCGGCTACTACCTCCTCCCTGGTCCTCTTCTCCACTACTCCCAGGAGATCACCAATTTCAAGCTTCGCTTCCCCCTCGTTGCTTCTTCGGCCTCCCTGCAACTACAGCTGCTCCGTCTCCAGTGCCAAGCAGCAGCATCTGGTTTGCCTGGCTGGGCCGTGGCTGAACAGCAAGAAGAGCAGGGTCCTGAGGTGTTCTTCCAGCCTCGCTGACGGCGCATCAACCGTTCGTTCTTCAGTAAGATGGGTTCTTGATCCTGCAG GCGACGGCGACTGGCGCCACATCGGCTACAAAGTTGCACGCCCCGGCGCGTTCGAGATAGCCTCC GATGCGGTGACCGTTGGTCGGGTCGCTGACAAGGCTGACATCGTCCTCCCCGTCGCCACAG TTTCAGGCACGCACGCTCGgctggagaagaaggatgggaggcTGTTCGTGACGGACCTGGACAGCACCAACGGCACCTACATCAACGAGCGCCGCCTCAACCCTGGCTTCCCCATCCCCATTGACCCCGGCAGCCTCATCATCTTCG GTGACATCCACTTGGCGATGTTTCGTGTGAGGAAGATGATAGTTGAGGCGACCAGCGAGACGGACGCAGCACGAGAAGAAACCAAGACCGAGGTAGTTTCAGCTGCAACAAGCTAG